The Bryobacteraceae bacterium genome includes a window with the following:
- a CDS encoding thioesterase — MKEIPLGTTGRHHLLVTPETAIDFIGDERARVLSTPHMIAYMEWAAREAIRPYLDENEDSLGTLVDIRHLAATPVGMSVEFTATVTEVRGRRVMFRVEARDERELIGEGRHERFVADIPRLVAALAAKKAN; from the coding sequence ATGAAAGAGATCCCGTTGGGAACCACCGGGCGCCACCACCTGCTGGTGACACCGGAAACGGCCATCGACTTCATCGGCGACGAGCGGGCGCGCGTGCTGTCCACGCCTCACATGATCGCCTATATGGAGTGGGCGGCGCGGGAGGCGATCCGGCCCTATCTGGATGAAAATGAAGACAGTCTGGGCACGCTGGTCGACATCCGGCACCTGGCGGCCACGCCCGTCGGGATGAGCGTCGAATTCACGGCGACGGTGACGGAGGTGAGGGGACGGCGGGTGATGTTCCGCGTGGAAGCGCGGGACGAGAGGGAGTTGATCGGCGAGGGGAGGCATGAACGGTTCGTGGCCGACATCCCCCGCCTGGTGGCTGCGCTGGCGGCCAAGAAAGCGAACTGA
- a CDS encoding MgtC/SapB transporter, whose protein sequence is MDPVNHTWVAMGEALLIGLIVGIERESDKEERHAGLRDFVSIGLAGGLCGLLEQPWLTAAALAALTAMLVIFRLQNPQRTGITTELAAVVTFLLCVLAATRGLAFGAPLAIALTVVLALFLDAREPLRRLARETLTDQEYWDTLRFLAVIFVILPILPDRDLGPFGGFNPYRTWIFVILISGINFLGYFFQKFLGARRSLALTAVVGGIGSSTASTLAFARQAKTEPERVREWSYAAVVANVILHVRIAAILWLAGGPLFSASLPLLALMTFAGAVVAWRLLPSETPESAQCLPRLGNPLRLIAALKFGLLFAGVRFLARAASEIYGSSGALAGSAIGGSVDVDAIVFSLAGLMRESRLEAPLALWSLILALAANAVLKSALAWSVAGARFARWLIAAFVVMFAAALAWTATQA, encoded by the coding sequence ATGGATCCCGTCAACCATACCTGGGTGGCCATGGGCGAGGCGCTGCTGATCGGGCTCATCGTCGGCATCGAACGGGAGTCGGACAAAGAGGAGCGCCACGCCGGCCTGCGCGACTTCGTCAGCATCGGCCTGGCCGGCGGCCTCTGCGGCCTTCTGGAACAGCCCTGGCTCACCGCCGCCGCGCTCGCCGCCCTCACGGCCATGCTCGTCATCTTCCGCCTGCAGAACCCGCAGCGCACGGGCATCACCACGGAGCTGGCCGCCGTCGTCACCTTCCTCCTGTGCGTGCTCGCCGCCACGCGCGGCCTCGCTTTCGGCGCGCCGCTGGCCATCGCCCTCACCGTCGTGTTGGCCCTGTTCCTCGACGCCCGCGAGCCCCTGCGGCGACTCGCGCGCGAGACGCTCACCGATCAGGAATACTGGGACACGCTCCGCTTCCTCGCCGTCATCTTCGTCATCCTGCCCATCCTCCCGGACCGCGACCTCGGCCCCTTCGGCGGATTCAATCCCTACCGCACCTGGATCTTCGTCATCCTCATCAGCGGCATCAATTTCCTCGGCTACTTCTTCCAGAAATTCCTGGGAGCGCGCCGCAGCCTCGCCCTCACCGCCGTTGTCGGCGGCATCGGCTCTTCCACCGCCTCCACGCTGGCCTTCGCGCGACAGGCGAAAACCGAGCCGGAACGAGTCCGCGAGTGGAGCTATGCAGCCGTGGTCGCCAACGTGATTCTGCACGTCCGCATCGCCGCCATTCTCTGGCTGGCTGGCGGTCCGCTGTTCTCCGCCTCGCTCCCCCTGCTCGCCCTTATGACCTTCGCCGGAGCCGTGGTCGCCTGGCGCCTCCTGCCTTCGGAGACCCCGGAATCGGCGCAGTGCCTCCCGCGGCTCGGCAACCCGTTGCGCCTCATCGCTGCGTTGAAATTCGGCCTGCTGTTTGCGGGCGTCCGCTTTCTCGCCCGCGCCGCCTCGGAGATCTACGGGAGTTCGGGCGCCCTGGCCGGCAGCGCCATCGGCGGCTCGGTCGACGTCGACGCCATCGTCTTCTCCCTGGCGGGGCTGATGCGGGAATCCCGCCTCGAGGCGCCGCTGGCTCTCTGGAGCCTGATCCTCGCTCTGGCGGCGAACGCCGTCCTGAAGTCCGCTCTGGCGTGGTCTGTCGCCGGGGCGCGCTTCGCCCGCTGGCTCATCGCGGCCTTTGTGGTGATGTTCGCCGCGGCTCTGGCCTGGACAGCAACGCAGGCCTGA
- the ribF gene encoding riboflavin biosynthesis protein, which translates to MSRLRIFRSLEEARAGFAPSAVTIGNFDGVHAGHRELMRRTVALAEKLGVKPSALTFHPHPSTVVAPERVPRLLSTPDERCALMAAEGIEQVLIMPFDETISHLGPEEFFRDVLAGALGARAVIVGENFRFGHQQSGTVEDLRRLAERLGIVAEVVPLLECRGVKVSSSEIRRLLAEGHVSRASRLLERPYSIAGNVVAGAGRGAREVVPTLNLETSSLEDSTSALPQSGVYVTRTEDLDADRRWNSITNIGYRPTFDGKHLTIETYLLDPLDPPSPKRIRVEFLHRLRPEKRFRSAAELRAQIAEDVGKAKAFFARLERFRPALLSRPEPRRTSPQRPR; encoded by the coding sequence GTGTCCCGGCTTCGCATTTTCCGGTCGCTGGAGGAGGCGCGGGCGGGGTTTGCGCCCTCGGCGGTGACGATCGGGAATTTCGACGGCGTGCACGCGGGGCACCGCGAGCTGATGCGCCGGACGGTGGCGCTGGCGGAGAAACTGGGCGTCAAGCCCTCGGCGCTGACATTCCATCCGCATCCCTCGACCGTGGTGGCGCCGGAGCGGGTGCCGCGGCTGCTGTCGACGCCGGACGAGCGGTGCGCGCTGATGGCGGCGGAGGGCATCGAACAGGTGCTGATCATGCCGTTCGATGAAACGATCTCGCACCTGGGACCTGAGGAGTTCTTCCGTGACGTGCTCGCGGGAGCGCTGGGCGCGAGGGCGGTGATCGTCGGCGAGAATTTCCGCTTCGGGCATCAGCAATCGGGGACGGTGGAAGATCTGCGGCGGCTGGCGGAGAGGCTCGGCATCGTGGCGGAGGTCGTGCCACTGCTTGAGTGCCGGGGCGTCAAGGTGTCGTCGTCGGAGATCCGGAGGCTGCTGGCGGAAGGCCATGTATCGCGAGCCAGCCGGCTGCTGGAGCGGCCGTATTCGATCGCCGGTAACGTGGTGGCGGGGGCGGGGCGCGGGGCGCGCGAGGTGGTGCCGACGCTGAACCTCGAGACGTCTTCGCTGGAGGATTCGACCTCGGCGCTGCCGCAGAGCGGCGTCTATGTGACGCGGACGGAAGACCTGGACGCCGACCGCAGATGGAATTCGATCACGAACATCGGCTACCGCCCGACGTTCGATGGCAAGCACCTGACGATCGAAACGTATCTGCTGGACCCGCTGGATCCGCCGTCGCCCAAGCGGATCCGCGTGGAGTTTCTGCACCGGCTGCGGCCGGAAAAGCGGTTCCGGTCCGCGGCGGAGCTCCGCGCGCAGATTGCGGAAGACGTGGGCAAGGCAAAGGCCTTTTTCGCGCGGCTGGAGCGGTTCAGGCCTGCGTTGCTGTCCAGGCCAGAGCCGCGGCGAACATCACCACAAAGGCCGCGATGA
- a CDS encoding MBL fold metallo-hydrolase — protein MSDRLRVRLTVLGSGTSVGVPTIGCTCRVCRSEDPRDQRLRPSVCLRWDGCTVVIDTGPDFRQQALKYGIQKVDAVLFTHAHADHILGLDDLRPFNFHQRGPIPVYASAETLDVIRRIFSYIFHDGPTESSRPKIETHVFPDEPIVVNGLAFLPIPVKHGSGDCYGFRFGNHAYLTDHSEIPEESLRLLEGVETLFLDALRYKPHPTHSTVERSLRTVERLKPRAAYFTHISHDLGHARAQSLLPEGVYLAYDGLELELEV, from the coding sequence ATGAGTGACCGGCTCAGGGTCCGGCTGACGGTGCTGGGCTCCGGCACGAGCGTCGGCGTGCCGACGATCGGATGCACGTGCCGGGTCTGCCGCAGCGAAGACCCGCGGGACCAGAGGCTGCGTCCGTCCGTCTGCCTGCGGTGGGACGGCTGCACGGTGGTGATCGACACAGGGCCGGACTTCCGGCAACAGGCGCTGAAGTACGGCATCCAGAAAGTGGATGCGGTGCTGTTCACCCACGCGCACGCCGACCACATTCTGGGCCTCGACGACCTGCGCCCTTTCAATTTCCATCAGCGGGGGCCCATTCCCGTTTACGCATCCGCGGAAACGCTGGACGTGATCCGCCGGATTTTCAGCTACATTTTCCACGACGGACCGACGGAATCCTCGCGCCCGAAAATTGAAACGCACGTTTTTCCGGACGAGCCCATCGTCGTCAACGGGCTGGCATTTCTTCCGATTCCGGTGAAACACGGCAGCGGGGACTGCTACGGATTCCGGTTCGGCAACCACGCCTATCTTACCGATCACAGTGAAATTCCCGAAGAATCGCTCCGGCTGCTGGAGGGCGTGGAGACGCTGTTCCTGGACGCGCTGCGGTACAAGCCGCACCCGACGCACTCGACGGTGGAGCGGAGCCTGCGCACGGTGGAGCGGCTGAAGCCGCGGGCGGCGTATTTCACGCACATCTCGCACGATCTGGGGCACGCCCGGGCGCAGAGCCTGCTGCCGGAAGGCGTGTATCTGGCCTACGACGGGCTGGAACTGGAGCTGGAGGTCTAG